One part of the Microlunatus elymi genome encodes these proteins:
- the serA gene encoding phosphoglycerate dehydrogenase, with amino-acid sequence MKALLLENIHPDAEQLLLDRGFEVETRKGALDGEDLIEAVADVNLLGIRSKTQVTAEVLAQAPNLLAVGAFCIGTNQIDLGAAAERGIAVFNAPFSNTRSVVELAIAEIIAMARHLTDKNAALHNGVWDKSAKGAHEVRGRTLGIVGYGNIGSQLSVVAEALGMQVYFYDIADKLALGNARRCGSLDELLQTAETVSLHVDGRAGNAGMFGAEQFAAMRPRSLFLNLCRGFVVDHEALRENLLSGHIAGAAVDVFPEEPKVAGDPFVSSLQGIPNVILTPHVGGSTEEAQTDIGQYVAGKLRDYVADANTTMSVNLPQVQVHERTARARIVHIHQNVPGVLATANGVLADYGANIEGQTLSTRGNLGVVVTDVGSDLSDELTDKLRQLPETVSLRVITADSAS; translated from the coding sequence ATGAAAGCCTTGTTGCTGGAGAACATCCATCCCGACGCCGAGCAGTTGTTGCTCGATCGCGGCTTCGAGGTCGAGACCCGCAAGGGCGCGCTGGACGGCGAGGACCTGATCGAGGCGGTCGCCGACGTCAACCTGCTCGGCATCCGCTCCAAGACCCAGGTCACTGCCGAGGTGCTGGCGCAGGCGCCCAACCTGCTGGCCGTCGGCGCCTTCTGCATCGGCACCAACCAGATCGATCTCGGTGCGGCGGCCGAGCGCGGCATCGCCGTCTTCAACGCGCCGTTCTCCAACACCCGCAGCGTGGTCGAGCTGGCGATCGCCGAGATCATCGCGATGGCCCGGCATCTGACCGACAAGAACGCCGCGCTGCACAACGGCGTCTGGGACAAGTCGGCCAAGGGTGCACACGAGGTCCGCGGCCGCACTCTCGGCATCGTCGGTTACGGCAACATCGGCAGCCAGCTGTCCGTGGTGGCCGAGGCGCTGGGCATGCAGGTCTACTTCTACGACATCGCCGACAAGTTGGCGCTGGGCAACGCCCGCCGCTGCGGCAGCCTGGACGAGTTGCTGCAGACCGCGGAGACGGTCAGTCTGCACGTCGACGGCCGCGCCGGGAATGCGGGCATGTTCGGTGCCGAGCAGTTCGCCGCGATGCGTCCGCGCAGCCTGTTCCTGAACCTCTGCCGCGGCTTCGTTGTTGATCATGAAGCGTTGCGGGAGAACCTGCTCAGCGGCCACATCGCGGGCGCCGCGGTGGACGTCTTCCCGGAGGAGCCGAAGGTCGCCGGTGACCCGTTCGTGTCTTCCCTGCAAGGGATTCCGAACGTGATCTTGACTCCGCACGTCGGCGGTTCCACCGAGGAGGCGCAGACCGACATCGGTCAGTACGTGGCCGGCAAGCTCCGCGATTACGTCGCCGACGCGAACACCACGATGAGCGTCAACCTGCCCCAGGTGCAGGTGCACGAGCGGACCGCCCGGGCCCGGATCGTACACATCCACCAGAACGTCCCCGGCGTGCTTGCCACGGCCAACGGCGTGCTCGCCGATTACGGTGCCAACATCGAGGGACAGACCCTGAGCACCCGCGGCAACCTCGGCGTGGTCGTCACCGACGTCGGCTCCGACCTCTCCGATGAGCTGACCGATAAACTCCGCCAACTCCCGGAAACCGTCTCGCTGCGAGTGATCACCGCCGACTCGGCGTCCTGA
- a CDS encoding FAD-dependent oxidoreductase has protein sequence MRIVIIGAGLAGPLLAQGVQRHGHDVTLVERRPPVDHLRTGYRIHLDPQGELALGACLPARLHELAVLTSGTLGGGVRVLNTDLEVINELVVPQPADLESEGRHLTVDRQTLREILLAGLEDKIEYGVGFEGFRIADDGTVRVDLDNGSALTADLLVGADGSGSRLRQQLLPDLEVIDIGQVNIFGRTPLTNQTLPDIPWAALDGFSTVIGPDGRAMPLAAHRFANPPRTTAARLWPGLQLSADHDYLMWVFSLPAEAIPDPWTSTALQDFTADQVGRWQPSLRRIVRASETGSVQTTTVRTSRRPDAPWPSCPVTVIGDAAHPMIPAGIGAAVALADAAALAEQLAAVATGERDLITAVSRYERQMIKDGFDAVEQSERRFS, from the coding sequence ATGCGTATTGTCATCATCGGAGCCGGGCTGGCCGGACCATTGCTGGCCCAGGGCGTGCAACGTCACGGACACGACGTGACACTCGTCGAAAGACGACCACCGGTCGACCACCTGCGGACCGGCTACCGCATCCACCTCGATCCGCAAGGCGAGCTGGCGCTGGGGGCCTGCCTGCCGGCCCGGTTGCACGAGTTGGCCGTCCTGACCTCCGGCACGCTCGGCGGTGGCGTCCGGGTGCTGAACACCGACCTCGAGGTGATCAATGAGCTGGTGGTCCCACAGCCCGCCGATCTCGAGTCCGAGGGCCGTCATCTCACGGTCGACCGCCAAACGCTGCGGGAGATTCTGCTGGCGGGGCTGGAGGACAAGATCGAGTACGGGGTTGGCTTCGAAGGCTTCCGGATCGCCGACGACGGCACGGTCCGTGTCGATCTCGACAACGGCAGCGCGTTGACCGCGGATCTTCTGGTCGGAGCCGACGGTTCAGGCTCCCGGCTGCGGCAGCAGTTGCTGCCGGACCTGGAGGTGATCGACATCGGCCAGGTCAACATCTTCGGCCGGACGCCGTTGACGAACCAGACGCTGCCGGACATCCCATGGGCCGCGCTGGACGGCTTCAGCACCGTGATCGGGCCGGACGGGAGGGCGATGCCGTTGGCGGCGCACCGGTTCGCGAACCCGCCCCGAACGACCGCGGCGCGGCTCTGGCCAGGCCTGCAGCTCAGTGCCGATCACGACTATCTGATGTGGGTCTTCTCGCTGCCTGCCGAGGCGATCCCGGATCCGTGGACGTCAACCGCCCTGCAGGACTTCACCGCCGATCAGGTCGGACGGTGGCAGCCGAGTCTGAGACGGATCGTCCGCGCATCCGAGACCGGATCGGTGCAGACCACCACCGTCCGGACGTCCCGGCGTCCGGACGCGCCCTGGCCGAGTTGCCCGGTCACCGTCATCGGCGATGCCGCGCATCCGATGATCCCGGCCGGAATCGGCGCCGCGGTGGCGCTGGCCGATGCGGCCGCACTGGCCGAGCAGCTGGCCGCGGTGGCGACCGGAGAGCGGGACCTGATCACCGCGGTGAGCCGTTACGAACGACAGATGATCAAGGACGGATTCGACGCCGTCGAACAGTCCGAACGCCGATTCTCCTGA
- a CDS encoding MarR family winged helix-turn-helix transcriptional regulator yields MTSEQQTAIELRLGGLFYLAHRAARATTNQSLKELAIDLRHLAVLSELADSGPLSQRELVDRTQMDKSSLVYVLDELERQGLAERRRNERDRRSHAVQLTAKGRRSLVRANAAAERAMSELLVGLSDRDKGQLDRLLTKLISSQK; encoded by the coding sequence GTGACCTCTGAACAGCAGACGGCCATCGAGCTGCGGCTCGGTGGCCTGTTCTATCTCGCGCACCGGGCGGCCAGGGCGACGACGAACCAGAGCCTGAAGGAGCTGGCGATCGACCTTCGCCATCTTGCGGTGCTCTCCGAGCTCGCGGACAGCGGGCCACTGAGTCAGCGCGAGTTGGTGGATCGGACCCAGATGGACAAGTCGTCGTTGGTGTACGTCCTGGACGAGCTGGAGCGGCAGGGCCTGGCCGAGCGGCGGCGCAACGAGCGGGATCGGCGCAGCCACGCGGTTCAGCTGACGGCCAAGGGCCGCCGGTCGCTGGTCCGGGCCAACGCGGCAGCGGAGCGCGCGATGAGCGAGCTACTCGTCGGTCTGAGCGATCGTGACAAGGGCCAACTCGACCGCCTGCTGACCAAGTTGATCTCCAGCCAGAAGTGA
- the hrpA gene encoding ATP-dependent RNA helicase HrpA: MPETAVSTGSAQASDPTNPAVPAFEFDPALPISARVDGIEAAIRDHQVVVVAGETGSGKTTQLPKICLKLGRRSIGHTQPRRIAARTVAERIAEEIGVELGDLIGYQVRFTRKASRNTRVKVMTDGVLLAEIGHDRDLRRYDTIIIDEAHERSLNIDFLLGYLKQLLPRRPELKVIITSATIDTVRFAEHFADDHGNPAPIVEVSGRTFPVEMRYRPLVGNAGEGAGDQQSEDLDQVDGICRAVKELTTEGDGDILVFLSGEREIRDAADALRQAQGSDLRRELRFTEVIPLYARLSAAEQHKVFTAHTGRRIVLATNVAETSLTVPGIRYVIDTGTARISRYSARTKVQRLPIEPISQASANQRAGRCGRLGPGICIRLYSEDDFAGRPEFTEPEILRTNLAAVILQMAAADLGDIASFPFVEPPDSAQITDGLRLLEELGAIGARTHRTNRPDRSRSDQPKTQQPNSPRLTKVGRRLAGIPIDPRMARMLLAGEEQGCLREMLIIVSGLSVQDPRERPAEHQQAADQLHRRFWAPMNDTDDEGPEPVEGAAEPDGSDFLAVLRLWQYLRQQQKSLSGNAFRRLCRDEYLHFLRIREWQDLHAQLRQISRELGLNLNTEPADHGKIHTAILSGLLSHVGLAEVLEDRKRGRGADGKRRRMLREYLGARGTKFAINPGSSVAKINPPLAMAAEIVETSRLWARTVAAIDVAQVEEVGRHLLKHTYSEPHWSARSGSVMAYEQVTLYGIPIIGRRRVGYAKINPAEAREIFIRSALVEGDWRTRHRFFAENQKVRAEAEELEERTRRRDLLVDDHVIFDFYDARIPADVSSGAHFDRWWKQVREADPDRLSLTLDDLVVDGQAAGADDFPEVWSSGELDFKIDYTFEPGSSRDGVGIEIPVGLLNRTDPAKFSWQVPGLRSELAGELIRSLPKAIRRNFVPAPQFAQQALAWIGDHPQVHDRSFPDALGEALRALTGVVIPADAWLSSPPPSHLLPTYLIKDKGTVIGEGKDLDELKQRLAPAVSKTLNRAAEKVTSTGAADWVFGTIDDEIRTGSLISYPGLVDEGSTVGLKVYESAGRRDHFHALGVRRLVMINIPDPTRWVIGHLGNKQKLALGGSPYPGVPQLLADARLAAVGELIRQHAGGGTHDQQAFRRLCDQVRADHADRMRELVNETAAALEAWEQVSAQLDAVKAIDDLAAADLREQLANLIFPGFLAVTDAERVPDLTRYLRAALNRVTVLRANPAKDAAGLATITRVEDAYAELCGKLPDGPLPADVEEIGWMLEELRVGLFAQQLRTKFPVSEKRVMNALAGAGRTHGLGS; this comes from the coding sequence ATGCCCGAAACCGCCGTCTCGACCGGATCCGCTCAAGCGTCGGATCCGACCAACCCGGCGGTTCCTGCGTTCGAGTTCGATCCGGCCCTGCCGATCTCGGCACGGGTCGACGGGATCGAGGCGGCGATCCGTGATCACCAGGTCGTGGTGGTGGCCGGCGAGACCGGCTCGGGCAAGACCACCCAGCTGCCGAAGATCTGTCTGAAGCTCGGCCGCCGCTCGATCGGCCACACCCAGCCGCGGCGGATCGCGGCTCGGACCGTCGCCGAACGGATCGCCGAGGAGATCGGGGTCGAGCTCGGCGATCTGATCGGCTATCAGGTCCGCTTCACCCGCAAGGCGTCCCGCAACACCCGGGTCAAGGTGATGACCGACGGCGTACTGCTGGCCGAGATCGGTCATGATCGTGATCTTCGTCGCTACGACACGATCATCATCGACGAGGCGCATGAACGCAGCCTGAACATCGACTTCCTGCTCGGTTATCTGAAGCAGTTGCTGCCACGCCGTCCCGAGTTGAAGGTGATCATCACCTCGGCCACCATCGACACCGTACGGTTCGCCGAGCATTTCGCCGATGATCATGGAAACCCGGCCCCGATCGTCGAGGTCTCCGGTCGCACCTTTCCGGTCGAGATGCGCTATCGACCGCTGGTCGGCAACGCCGGCGAGGGAGCCGGTGATCAACAGAGCGAGGATCTTGATCAGGTCGACGGGATCTGCCGCGCGGTCAAGGAACTGACCACCGAGGGTGACGGCGACATCCTGGTCTTCCTTTCCGGGGAACGCGAGATCCGCGATGCCGCGGATGCCCTTCGACAAGCTCAGGGATCTGATCTTCGACGTGAGCTGCGGTTCACCGAAGTGATCCCGCTGTACGCACGGCTGTCGGCGGCCGAACAACACAAGGTGTTCACCGCGCATACCGGGCGCCGGATCGTACTGGCCACCAACGTCGCCGAGACGTCGCTGACCGTGCCGGGCATCCGGTACGTGATCGACACCGGCACCGCGCGAATCTCCCGCTACTCGGCCCGGACCAAGGTGCAACGGCTGCCGATCGAACCGATCTCGCAGGCCTCGGCCAACCAGCGAGCCGGACGATGCGGGCGACTCGGTCCGGGCATCTGCATCCGGCTGTACTCCGAGGATGACTTCGCCGGCCGGCCCGAATTCACCGAGCCGGAGATCCTGCGGACCAACCTGGCCGCGGTGATCCTGCAGATGGCCGCCGCCGATCTCGGTGACATCGCCTCGTTCCCGTTCGTCGAACCGCCCGATTCCGCGCAGATCACCGACGGCCTGCGGCTGCTGGAGGAACTCGGCGCGATCGGTGCCCGTACACACCGGACGAATCGCCCGGATCGATCGAGATCGGATCAACCGAAGACGCAGCAACCGAACTCACCCCGGCTGACCAAGGTCGGCCGCCGACTGGCCGGCATCCCGATCGATCCGCGAATGGCCCGGATGCTGCTGGCCGGCGAGGAACAGGGCTGCCTGCGGGAGATGTTGATCATCGTCTCCGGCCTGTCGGTGCAGGATCCGCGGGAGCGTCCGGCCGAACATCAGCAGGCCGCCGATCAGCTTCACCGCCGCTTCTGGGCCCCGATGAACGACACCGATGACGAGGGTCCTGAGCCTGTCGAAGGGGCGGCCGAGCCGGACGGCAGCGACTTCCTGGCCGTCCTGCGGCTGTGGCAGTACCTGCGCCAGCAGCAGAAATCCCTGTCAGGCAACGCATTCCGGAGGCTGTGCCGAGACGAGTATCTGCACTTCCTGCGGATCCGCGAGTGGCAGGATCTGCACGCCCAATTGCGTCAGATCAGCCGCGAACTCGGCCTCAACCTGAACACCGAGCCGGCCGACCACGGCAAGATCCACACCGCGATCCTGTCCGGGCTGCTGTCGCATGTCGGCCTGGCCGAGGTGTTGGAGGATCGCAAGCGCGGCCGCGGAGCCGACGGCAAGCGACGGCGGATGTTGCGCGAATACCTCGGTGCCCGGGGGACGAAATTCGCGATCAACCCGGGCTCCAGCGTCGCCAAGATCAATCCGCCGTTGGCGATGGCGGCCGAGATCGTCGAGACCTCCCGATTGTGGGCGCGTACGGTGGCGGCGATCGACGTCGCCCAGGTCGAGGAAGTCGGCCGGCATCTGCTCAAGCACACCTACTCCGAACCGCATTGGTCGGCACGCAGCGGATCGGTGATGGCCTACGAGCAGGTCACGCTGTACGGCATCCCGATCATCGGCCGCCGCCGCGTCGGCTATGCCAAGATCAATCCCGCCGAAGCCCGGGAGATCTTCATCCGATCCGCACTGGTCGAGGGCGATTGGCGGACCCGGCATCGTTTCTTCGCCGAGAATCAAAAGGTCCGGGCCGAGGCCGAGGAGTTGGAGGAGCGGACCCGGCGTCGTGATCTGCTGGTCGATGATCACGTGATCTTCGACTTCTACGATGCCAGGATCCCGGCCGATGTCAGCTCGGGCGCCCATTTCGACCGGTGGTGGAAGCAGGTCCGCGAGGCCGATCCGGACCGACTCTCGCTGACCCTGGATGATCTTGTCGTCGACGGGCAGGCCGCCGGCGCCGACGACTTCCCCGAGGTCTGGTCCAGCGGCGAGCTCGATTTCAAGATCGACTACACCTTCGAACCGGGGTCCTCCCGAGACGGCGTCGGGATCGAGATCCCGGTCGGACTGCTGAACCGGACGGATCCGGCGAAGTTCAGTTGGCAGGTCCCGGGCCTGCGCAGCGAACTGGCCGGCGAGCTGATCCGTTCGCTGCCGAAGGCGATCCGGCGCAACTTCGTACCGGCGCCGCAGTTCGCCCAGCAGGCGTTGGCCTGGATCGGTGATCATCCGCAGGTCCACGACCGGTCCTTCCCGGACGCCCTCGGCGAGGCGCTGCGGGCGCTGACCGGGGTCGTCATTCCGGCGGACGCGTGGCTGTCCAGCCCGCCGCCGAGCCACCTGCTGCCGACCTACCTGATCAAGGACAAGGGCACCGTGATCGGCGAGGGCAAGGACCTCGACGAACTCAAACAGCGACTCGCCCCGGCAGTCAGCAAGACCCTGAACCGGGCGGCGGAGAAGGTCACCAGCACCGGCGCCGCGGACTGGGTGTTCGGCACGATCGACGACGAGATCCGCACCGGCAGCCTGATCAGCTACCCCGGCCTGGTCGACGAGGGCAGCACCGTCGGCCTGAAGGTGTACGAGAGTGCCGGCCGGCGCGATCATTTCCACGCCCTCGGCGTGCGCCGACTGGTCATGATCAACATCCCGGACCCGACCCGCTGGGTGATCGGACACCTGGGCAACAAGCAGAAGTTGGCGCTCGGCGGCAGCCCCTATCCCGGCGTACCGCAACTGCTGGCGGACGCCCGGCTGGCCGCGGTCGGCGAGCTGATCCGCCAGCATGCGGGCGGTGGTACTCATGATCAACAGGCGTTCCGTCGGCTGTGTGATCAGGTGCGGGCCGACCACGCCGACCGGATGCGTGAGCTGGTCAACGAGACCGCGGCCGCGCTCGAGGCGTGGGAGCAGGTGTCGGCCCAGCTCGACGCGGTGAAGGCGATCGATGATCTTGCCGCCGCCGATCTGCGTGAGCAGCTGGCCAATTTGATCTTCCCCGGGTTCCTGGCGGTCACCGACGCCGAACGCGTGCCCGATCTCACCCGCTATCTGCGGGCCGCACTCAACCGGGTCACCGTGCTGCGCGCCAACCCGGCCAAGGATGCTGCCGGGCTGGCCACCATCACCCGGGTCGAGGACGCGTACGCCGAACTCTGCGGCAAGCTGCCCGACGGGCCACTGCCGGCCGACGTGGAGGAGATCGGCTGGATGCTGGAAGAGTTGCGCGTGGGCCTCTTCGCACAGCAGCTGCGGACCAAGTTTCCCGTGTCGGAGAAGCGTGTGATGAACGCACTGGCCGGAGCCGGGCGTACGCACGGGCTCGGTTCCTAG
- a CDS encoding PAC2 family protein → MLDPRSLYELSSEVAEQMTGSRPVMLVQLDGFIDAGQAGRLFSAHLLEHLDHQLLAEFDHDQLHDYRSRRPMMDYDGDHWSSFRTRKLRLHRLTDAQGEVFLLFTGPEPDVQWERTVQAVLGLIDEFGVRLTVALTGIPGAVPHTRPVALNAHATDPDLIRDEQSWFGEAEVQASFSAMLEYRLGEQQRTALGFEAFVPHYLAQAAFPQAALVLGQRIAQATGLVFPLAGLEEAAASNMAEIVEEVAGSGEAQEMVGQLEQQYDTLRADRGGIGFPRPASEDLASVPTADEIGAAFERFLAERDDTADAERDDDRPEPGDEDRD, encoded by the coding sequence ATGTTGGATCCGCGTTCGCTGTACGAGTTGAGCTCAGAAGTCGCCGAACAGATGACGGGAAGCCGCCCGGTGATGCTCGTACAGCTGGACGGATTCATCGACGCCGGTCAGGCCGGCCGGCTGTTCTCGGCGCATCTGCTGGAGCACCTCGATCACCAACTGCTGGCCGAGTTCGATCATGATCAACTGCACGACTACCGGTCCCGGCGGCCGATGATGGACTACGACGGTGATCACTGGTCGTCGTTTCGCACCCGGAAGCTGCGGCTGCACCGGCTGACCGACGCGCAGGGCGAGGTGTTCCTGCTCTTCACCGGGCCGGAGCCGGACGTGCAGTGGGAACGTACGGTGCAGGCCGTGCTCGGGCTGATCGACGAATTCGGCGTACGGCTGACGGTGGCGCTGACCGGCATCCCCGGCGCCGTCCCGCACACCCGGCCGGTCGCGCTGAACGCGCACGCCACCGACCCGGACCTGATCCGCGACGAGCAATCCTGGTTCGGTGAGGCCGAGGTGCAGGCGAGCTTCTCGGCGATGCTGGAGTATCGGCTGGGGGAGCAGCAGCGGACCGCACTCGGGTTCGAGGCGTTCGTCCCGCACTACCTGGCGCAGGCGGCGTTCCCACAAGCTGCGTTGGTGTTGGGCCAGCGGATCGCCCAGGCGACCGGCCTGGTGTTCCCGCTGGCCGGGCTGGAAGAGGCGGCGGCCAGCAACATGGCCGAGATCGTCGAGGAGGTCGCCGGCTCCGGCGAAGCGCAGGAGATGGTCGGCCAACTGGAGCAGCAGTACGACACCCTGCGCGCTGACCGGGGCGGCATCGGCTTCCCGCGGCCCGCCTCGGAGGACCTCGCCTCGGTGCCGACCGCGGACGAGATCGGCGCCGCCTTCGAGCGCTTCCTTGCTGAACGCGACGACACCGCCGACGCCGAACGCGACGACGACCGGCCGGAGCCGGGGGACGAGGACCGCGACTGA
- a CDS encoding antitoxin MazE-like protein: protein MSVRDRVSSYRRRMRERGYRPVQIWVPDVRTERFAAEAHRQAALVAAADRTGDDQDFIEAVSAPWDDEE from the coding sequence ATGTCAGTCAGGGACCGGGTCAGCAGCTATCGGCGCCGGATGCGTGAGCGGGGCTACCGCCCGGTGCAGATCTGGGTTCCCGATGTGCGTACCGAACGATTCGCCGCGGAGGCGCACCGCCAGGCCGCGCTGGTGGCTGCCGCGGATCGAACTGGCGACGATCAAGACTTCATCGAGGCCGTATCAGCGCCGTGGGATGACGAGGAGTGA
- a CDS encoding type II toxin-antitoxin system PemK/MazF family toxin, translating to MNRGELWTVAGGVYASKPRPALIVQDEVFDATASVTVAPLTSTLTDAPLLRIRIGPSALSGLERDSEVMIDKLTTVRRTSVANRLGRLTAEQLTEVERAMMAFLGLAR from the coding sequence GTGAACCGCGGGGAGCTCTGGACGGTCGCCGGCGGGGTCTACGCGTCCAAGCCGCGGCCGGCGCTGATCGTGCAAGACGAGGTCTTCGACGCCACGGCCTCGGTGACGGTGGCTCCGCTGACCAGCACACTGACTGATGCGCCGCTGCTGCGGATCCGTATCGGCCCCTCGGCGCTGTCCGGACTGGAGCGCGACAGCGAGGTCATGATCGACAAACTGACTACGGTGCGGCGGACGAGTGTTGCCAACCGTCTGGGGCGGCTGACAGCTGAACAGCTCACCGAAGTCGAACGCGCCATGATGGCCTTCCTGGGACTCGCCAGGTAG
- a CDS encoding acyl-CoA thioesterase: MPQSLDELLDLLELERIEDGLFRARQPRTDLQRAFGGQVLAQALTAAGLTVPEGRFPHSLHGYFLLEGRIDTPIVYDVDAIRDGGSFSTRRVSARQNGKIIFYMSTSFHVDEDGFDHADPVPDGVGDPESSPSMAEVLSKLTGAPADRWTREWGALDVRYVGNSGPGGGLEADPRHPARARLWIKTDGEVPDDRFLHSCLLAYASDLTLLGASLVPHGEVLGSPRVQAASIDHAMWFHRRFRADDWLLYDQVSPSASSGLGLSTARLFQRGILIADVAQEGLIRRARARP; encoded by the coding sequence GTGCCGCAGTCACTGGACGAACTACTCGACCTGCTGGAGCTCGAGCGCATCGAGGACGGGTTGTTTCGTGCCCGCCAGCCCAGGACCGATCTGCAACGAGCCTTCGGCGGGCAGGTGCTGGCGCAGGCCCTGACCGCTGCCGGACTGACCGTGCCCGAGGGCCGGTTCCCGCACTCGTTGCACGGCTACTTCCTGCTCGAGGGCCGGATCGACACGCCGATCGTGTACGACGTGGACGCGATCCGCGACGGCGGCTCGTTCTCCACCCGCCGAGTCAGCGCACGGCAGAACGGCAAGATCATCTTCTACATGTCGACCTCGTTCCACGTCGACGAGGACGGTTTCGACCACGCCGATCCGGTGCCCGACGGCGTAGGAGATCCGGAGTCCTCCCCGTCGATGGCCGAGGTGTTGAGCAAGCTCACCGGGGCGCCCGCCGATCGCTGGACCCGGGAGTGGGGAGCGCTCGACGTCCGCTACGTCGGCAACTCCGGTCCCGGCGGCGGCCTGGAGGCCGATCCGCGGCATCCGGCCAGGGCCCGGCTGTGGATCAAGACCGACGGCGAGGTGCCCGATGATCGATTCCTGCACAGCTGTCTGCTCGCCTACGCCAGTGACCTGACGCTGCTCGGCGCCAGTCTGGTCCCGCACGGCGAGGTGCTCGGATCGCCGCGCGTGCAGGCCGCCTCGATCGATCACGCCATGTGGTTCCACCGGCGATTCCGGGCCGACGACTGGCTGCTGTACGACCAGGTGTCGCCGTCCGCGTCGTCCGGCCTCGGCCTGTCCACCGCACGCCTGTTCCAGCGCGGGATCCTCATCGCCGATGTGGCTCAGGAAGGCTTGATCCGCCGGGCGCGCGCTCGCCCCTGA
- a CDS encoding ANTAR domain-containing protein: MPIQGAAVIRVGEAGYRTVIGAAGAADPLTSYVSAEIHQASGMLMVQLGISIEAALARLRAYAFAEGRSLADVAHAVVERTLDLRDDDR; encoded by the coding sequence TTGCCGATCCAGGGCGCGGCGGTGATTCGGGTCGGCGAGGCGGGGTATCGCACGGTGATCGGTGCCGCAGGTGCAGCGGATCCGTTGACGTCCTACGTCAGTGCGGAGATCCACCAGGCGTCGGGGATGTTGATGGTGCAGCTGGGTATCTCGATCGAGGCGGCCCTGGCCCGGCTGCGCGCGTACGCCTTCGCCGAGGGACGCTCGTTGGCAGACGTGGCCCACGCCGTCGTCGAGAGAACCCTCGATCTGAGAGATGATGATCGGTGA
- a CDS encoding GAF and ANTAR domain-containing protein: protein MSIAESREVRLGRLFVRLADTLVSGFDVVELLDELVASCTTLLEARAAGLMLADPTGRLRVMAASSEETRLLELFELQNEQGPCPDCYRSGAPVNVVSVDDQVVRWPRFAPRLRALGLGAVHALPMRLRDQTIGALNLFRLPGGELPADDLMIAQALADVATITLLQHRATEANERLATQLQTALNSRIAIEQAKGVIAQHSGLDMDRAFQLLRTFARDRQLPLTRIASDVAAGRVDLTQVGPAR from the coding sequence ATGAGTATTGCTGAGTCCCGCGAGGTACGGCTCGGGCGGCTGTTCGTGCGGCTGGCCGACACTCTGGTCAGCGGCTTCGACGTGGTCGAGCTGCTCGACGAGTTGGTGGCCAGCTGCACCACCCTGCTGGAGGCGCGCGCGGCCGGATTGATGCTGGCCGATCCAACGGGCAGATTGCGGGTGATGGCCGCCTCGTCGGAGGAGACCCGGCTGTTGGAGCTGTTCGAGCTGCAGAATGAGCAGGGCCCGTGCCCGGACTGCTATCGCTCGGGTGCTCCGGTCAACGTGGTCTCGGTCGACGATCAGGTCGTTCGGTGGCCGAGGTTCGCGCCACGGTTGCGAGCGCTCGGCCTCGGCGCCGTGCACGCGCTGCCGATGCGGCTGCGGGACCAGACCATCGGCGCTTTGAATCTGTTTCGGCTACCGGGTGGCGAGTTGCCTGCCGACGATCTGATGATTGCTCAGGCGTTGGCCGACGTTGCCACCATCACCCTGCTGCAGCACCGGGCGACCGAGGCCAACGAACGGCTGGCCACCCAGCTGCAGACGGCGTTGAACAGCCGGATCGCGATCGAGCAGGCGAAGGGTGTGATCGCCCAGCACTCCGGACTGGACATGGACCGGGCGTTCCAGCTGCTGCGGACGTTTGCTCGAGACCGGCAGCTTCCGCTGACCCGGATCGCCTCCGACGTCGCCGCCGGCCGGGTCGATCTGACCCAGGTCGGTCCGGCACGGTAA
- a CDS encoding sensor histidine kinase, translating to MSERDIRGDVGALPATVCRQLRAVITEAVDNVITHARATRLSVRVEVTDAQVEARVADDGIGPPDPPIYGLGLGSMAARARDLGGSFGFDAAAKGGTIVTWRVPLMSPDQNA from the coding sequence GTGTCGGAGCGCGACATCCGCGGCGACGTCGGTGCGTTGCCGGCGACGGTCTGCCGGCAGTTGCGGGCGGTGATCACCGAAGCGGTGGACAACGTGATCACCCATGCCCGGGCGACCAGGCTCTCGGTACGTGTCGAGGTCACCGACGCGCAGGTCGAGGCCCGGGTCGCCGACGACGGCATCGGTCCGCCGGACCCGCCGATCTACGGGCTCGGGCTGGGCAGCATGGCCGCTCGCGCCCGGGACCTCGGCGGCAGCTTCGGCTTCGACGCTGCTGCGAAGGGCGGCACAATCGTGACCTGGCGGGTGCCGTTGATGTCGCCGGATCAGAACGCCTGA